CAAGCTGGATCAGGCGAGTGTAAATTAAATCTACCAGGATCTCGGGACTATGAAGCTGTGGAAGCTCACTCCAGAAGAGAACTTGCTTTATGAAGGAGTGCCACTCAGTGAAAAAAGAGAGACCAAGACCCCGCTCCTTTGCCCGAAGGCGAATCTTTTCAAAGTCTATCTTAGGCTGGTTTTTCGCGACAGCGATTATTGCCGCTTCGCATATGCCTTCTTTGAGGGCTTTCTCGGCAAAAATATAGGCGTCGGACTCTTTGACCGGCTTGTCTCTTACCTCGAAGATCTTTTCCCAGCCTTGATCGTGGCTTTTCACCCCTACATCACCGGGGAGATGACGATCTGGATCGTTTATTCTATCTGTTACCACGCGCTCGGTGCCAGCAAATAAATCTAAAAGGCCTGCCACAACTGCCTGAGCCCTTTTGCCGCCCTCAGTGTCTTCACTGACAAAGTGCTCGATAATGGAGATTATCTCGTCAGGGCTGATGCTTGAAAGAGGCTTTGTGCGCTCAGGATAATGGGGAACATAACCTCTGCGAACAAAAATATAGGAGCGGAGCGCTTGACGCATCTCATCAAGAGAATCAATCACCGCCAGCTTGTCTAATATATCACAGAGCATCTCAACAGCAGGCTTTGCCTTCGCATGGACCGTAATATTTCGGGATACACGGTCGATTTGAAAATATGGCTGGTTGTTGAGAGGCTCGCGACCTGTTACACCGAGATTTATGCCAAGCTCGGTCGATAATGGAACCAATACGCCGTGGCCCAGGCTACGCGTAGAGTAAGCTCCAGGAGAGCCCTCCCTCGCTTTGACCGAAAAAACATTAATATTTATGTCTAAAGACTTGGCAAGTAAAGCCGTGCCGAGGAATGCGATATGTGTTCTACTTGTTCCCTCACATACTTTAGAAAAAGAGCGAAATAGCCTGACCCATGAGGC
The Thermodesulfobacteriota bacterium DNA segment above includes these coding regions:
- a CDS encoding restriction endonuclease, SacI family, giving the protein MPKQKKDSIDSRHHAESSEPLNFNAEKAQSFLREQASLSTEQNTDASWVRLFRSFSKVCEGTSRTHIAFLGTALLAKSLDININVFSVKAREGSPGAYSTRSLGHGVLVPLSTELGINLGVTGREPLNNQPYFQIDRVSRNITVHAKAKPAVEMLCDILDKLAVIDSLDEMRQALRSYIFVRRGYVPHYPERTKPLSSISPDEIISIIEHFVSEDTEGGKRAQAVVAGLLDLFAGTERVVTDRINDPDRHLPGDVGVKSHDQGWEKIFEVRDKPVKESDAYIFAEKALKEGICEAAIIAVAKNQPKIDFEKIRLRAKERGLGLSFFTEWHSFIKQVLFWSELPQLHSPEILVDLIYTRLIQLEVSQEGVQSWIDATGSQE